ACCATATCGATTTCCAATTGATCTTTATCCAGATTGTCATAGAATGATTTTAACAGTTCTTTAGGATTGTCGTTTAAGTAGTAAGCCCCATAGATAAGGTTTACTCCCAGAATACCCAATGTTTCCTGTTGCAATCTTGCATCGGTTTCTTTGAAACGCAGGTGCAGTACAATTTCATTAAAACCTTCTAACGAATCTAATTGAAAGCGGATACCGACCCAGCCATGTCCCTTAAATTTTTTGGAAAAATCAATGGTAGCAACTGTATTCGCATAACTAAAAAAGAGTTTATCAGGATGCTTTTTTCTGCTTAACCTATCTTCTATCAGGTCTACTTCATGGCGCAACATCCTTTTTAAACGGGGTTCCGTTACATAACGATGATCTTCTTCTTCTCCGTAAATGGCATCCGAAAAATCCTTATCGTATGCACTCATTGCTTTTGCGATGGTTCCGGACGCTCCTCCGGCTCTAAAAAAATTACGAACAGTTTCCTGACCCGCCCCAATTTCCGCAAATGTACCATAAATGTCACTATTTAAATTGATACGGAGAGCTTTGCTTTTAGTAGCCGGGACACTACTAATTTTCTGATCTCCTTTTAAAGAAATAGCCATTTTTATAAACTTTTTAAATTGAATAACAAAAGTAATAAATTTAAGATTTACAGTTTATTTTTATAGTATTTTTATGCTCATTATGACAGTTACTTTTTTAGGTACGGGAACATCACAGGGAGTTCCTATGATAGCTAGTAAAGATCCTGTTTGTTTATCTGACGATCCGAAAGATAAGCGTTTGCGGTCTTCAGTGATGATTTCCTGGGAAGATGTCAGATATATTATTGATTGCGGGCCTGATTTCAGGCAGCAGATGTTACGGGAACACGTGCCATCTATTCACGGGGTTTTATTTACGCATGAGCATGCTGATCATACGGCAGGAATAGATGATTTACGGCCTTTTACATATCAGATGGGAGCAGTACCGGTTTATGCACAAAAGCGCGTTCTGGAAAATTTGAAAACACGTTTTGCATACATTTTTACTACTAAAAACAGATATGAAGGGGCTCCCAAATTAGATCAGTACCTAGTTACCGACCATTCTTTTAAACTGAAGGGTGTTTTGGTAACTCCCATAAAAATATTGCACGGTAATTTGCCAATTACAGGGTATCGTTTTGGTAATATGGCTTATATGACCGATTTAAAAACCATTAGTAATGCAGAGAAAAAAAAGCTACGAAACTTAGAGGTTTTGATTATAAATGCGTTGAGAATAGAGGAACATCCAACACATTTAAATCTTAGCGAAGCACTGTCATTTGTAAGAGAAATACGACCAAAACGTGCTTATTTTACACATATCAGTCATAAGCTGGGGTTTCATGCGCGTGTAGAAAAATTGCTGCCAAAGAATGTTTTTTTAGCATACGATTGTTTACAGGTAAAAGTTTAACCCGAATTAGAACTTATGGTGTTTTTTGAGTTGATATTAAAAGATTGAAAGATTTAAAAAATGTTTTGATGATTTCTTCTTATATCAAAAAGAATACAATTAGAAAGTTGGAAAGTGTAAAAGGTAATCTTATTTAGGTAGGTAAAACCTGAAACTTGAAACTTTTTTTGACTTATTCCAAAATTATTTTTGAGATTTTAATTCCCTTTGTAGCTCCCTGCTCGTTTTTGTACTTCCGTCATGACTCCAGCCGGGAGGCATAAAAATATATTTTAATCGGGTCATAAGGGGTAATTCTTTTCTATAAATAAAAAATTCTTTGATAATGGCTTTCCACTCATGGAAAACGATATTTACAGGCCCTTTGTTTTTTAACTTTTTTGTTAGGCCGTATTTAATTTCTTCATATTTTGTTTCATCTTCTTCTGCCTGAAATGTTCCAAAAATTCTATCCCAAATAATTAAAAGCATCCCTAAATTTTTATCCAAATACTTAACATTAGATGCGTGATGTACTCTATGATGTGACGGAGTTACAAATATTTTACCCCATAAACCCAATTTACTTTTGATAAAATTGGTATGACATAAGGTTCCGTAGTTTTGATTCATAGCGTATGCAAACATAATGTGCAGAGGTTCTACACCTATAAGTGCCAGAGGCACAAAAAACATATATCTAAAAAGTGGCTGTAAGACCGGCGATCTGAACCCCGTGGAAATATTAAAGTACTCCGAGTTATGATGTGTTACATGAACTGCCCAAAAAAAAACGAGAGTGATGATCTATATAATGGTGAATATAATAAAGAAAATCCTGGCCTACAAAAGCCACCACCCAATACATCCAGTTCTGCTCTTCCCATGTAACAAAGCTATATGTATAGAAAAAACCCATCACTAAAAAAGAGAAAGCTTTCATTATTAAATCCAGGCTAAAGTTTATCAAAGCAAAGTATACATTTGTTGCAGTATCCTTAAAACCATAGTTTTTAACTTTAACTCGGTAGCTAAAGTACATTTCAGTTAAAATGATTGCTAAAAAAAATGGAGTAGACCAGTAATATAAAATATCTTGATTTAGTAAGTCATTCATTTATAAAAATTATTTACTGAATGTTTATTATCACATCAAATAGTGCTTTTTGAGTTGATAGTAGTATAATGTTAAAAAATTTAAAGATTAAAAAAAACAATCATTTCTCTAAGTGTCTAAACGGTCATTCAAAATTATTTAAATCTGTATTAAAATTTGCCGCCTAAATTAATAATTATTTGAATAAAAGAGGTATTTTGAAAATTTAATAAGTATAGTTATTATTGGCTCTAGTTTAAAATTGCGTTGATATTAATTTTTGATACTTCAATCCAATATTTTGATATTTTTGATACGCATTAATATGTTCTGACACTTTATTTACAAAGGCATTGAGTTTATCGTTTCTATATTTTAATTTTTCTTTGATGCGATACCAGTTCAAATATTGTTGCAAGTATTTGGTAGATACTCCCCAAAACTTGTTATCTATCCATTTCTTAACTCTGTTATGAGTTGAGTTGACATGTTGTATATGATACACTTTGTTTTTGACACGTTGTTTTATGACGCCTTTTAGAGTGTGATGCTCTATTTTATTGTCTATTGCAAATCCTTTGTAGCTTAGATGTGTGTCCCTACATAAAATGGCTTTACTTGCCTTTATTCTGCTGCCAATAGCATTTACAATATCTATTTTCTTTAATCTTCCCATAGTGGCTACAGTAATATCTGGATTAGATGTTCTATCTTGGGTTACAATAACAGCTACTTGATCATTACTGATGCCTTTGGTTTTAGAGCTACCACCACGTTTTCTTGATTCCCGATGATTTACTGGTCGCCCTTTTTCTGAATTTAAAAAGAAGGTCTCATCACTTTCTGTAATGCCTGTAAAATCATCTTTATCGTTTTCTGATAATGGGACTAATATCTTATGAGGCCAGTCAAAAGCCGTTTTCTTGTTTATCGATAAGGCTACTTTTATCTTATCTAAGCTCTTTTCTTCTAGCATTAATTCAAGGTAGTCATCAATCTTGTCCTTATGTTGCAAACCTGCCATCCAAGTACCTGTGTATTCTGTAAAACTGCGTTTGCAGGATTTACACTTATAGCGCTGAGAGCCTTTGTCAATACCAAATTTTACATACTTTGGATGCGAGCAATGGGCGCAACAACCTAACTTATTGTCTAATAAAAAACGCCTAGATTCTTGGCTTCTTACCGTTGGAACTGAATCTTTTGGTGATGTTGACAATTCTTTTAACAATTCCTGCCTTTCAGATGGGGAAAGTTTGGAAATTCCTCGCTTTATTTCTTGTAAATTCATGTATTAAATATACAAATAATAGCTGTTATTAACTAGAGCCAAATAATTTTATTGGTTTCAATCGTTAGTTAAAACTATGCACTTTAGTGCAAGACTTTCAGTCGCTACCCACTTTTTTATCTTTGCTCTATGGCGAAAGAATTCCGTAGAGGAGGTCATACAGTTTCTTGGTTGACTGCTCATATTGTTTGGGGTTACAAAATATCATTATCCTATTCTTGTTGGAGATATTCAGGTTCGATGTCGTGATTTGATCCGTCAAATTTGTGATGCTGAAGATGTCAAGATATTGAAAGGCGTCATCAGTAAGGATCATATCCACATTCACATTGAATATCGCCCTAAACTTAGTATTAGCAATCTTGTAAAACGACTTAAAGGCAGAACCTCTCGTCATCTTCAACAAGAATTTCCTCAACATGGGAAGAGGTATTGGGGTCGTCATATGTGGGCAATAGGTTATGGAGTTTGGAGTACTGGCAATATCACTGATGAAATGGTCCAAGAGTATCTTGAACATCATCGTAAGCCTGATGATCGAGGAGATGATAATATTATACTTGAATAAGAATTCCATTCTGTTCCTTTGTTACAAACCTATGGCACTTTCAGGCCATAGTGGTTTAGTCAAAATTTACCCCTAAATCAAAAAGTATAAATTTTAACTTAGTATCCTTTTAAAGGTTTTGAAATTTATAATTCATTGATTTTAAGAGTCTTTCATCTAATTTCTAACAGTGTAACGGTCTATTTTCTATAAGTTTCGGATAGTTATGATATTTTTTATTATAAACCTGAGTTCAATTTAACTTGAGGTTTTTTTAGGTAAGAAATTATAAGTGATAAAACTAGAGATTAAATTACGAAAACTTCTATGTCTTGAATGTTCAGTTTGGCACTATACCTTATAAAAAGGTAATTTTACAATGGTAGCCGGTATCGTTTTTTTACGAATTTGAATAAAAATGATATTTCCGGGTTTCGAAACCCCTTTAGGTACATACCCTAAACCAATTCCTTTTCCTAGTGACGGACTCATAGTACCGGACGTAACAACTCCTATTTTATTCCCTTCGACATCTACAATCGGGTAATCATGGCGAGGGATTCCACGTTCTGACAGTTCAAAAGCAACTAACTTCCTGATTGTTCCTTTTTCTTTTTGTACTTTTAAATTTTCAGCATTTATAAAGTCTTTGGTAAACTTAGTGATCCAACCCAAACCGGCTTCAATAGGAGAAGTAGTATCATCAATATCATTTCCATACAAGCAATAACCCATTTCCAAACGCAAAGTATCGCGGGCAGCCAAACCAATGGGTTTAATACCGAAATCCGCACCGGCTTCAAACACTTTATTCCAGGCCTGTTCTACTTCCTCATTTTTCACGTAGATTTCAAAACCACCGGAACCCGTATAACCCGTGGCAGAAATAATAGCATACTTAATTCCGGCAAAATCGGCTACCTTACATTTATAAAAAGGAATTTTTTCCAAATCAACGGAAGTTAACGATTGCATGGTTTTTATGGCTTTTGGGCCTTGAATGGCTAGCAAAGAATAACTATCGGAGATATTTTTTAGCTCAGCACCGATTCCTTCATTATGCAAGTTAATCCAATCCCAGTCCTTTTCAATATTAGCAGCATTTACTACCAGTAAATAGGTGTATTCTTTTACCCGATAGCAAATCAAATCATCTACAATTCCGTTCCGATCATTTGGAAAATAACTATATTGTGCATCTCCTATTTCCAGTTTGGAAGCATCATTGGAAGTAACTTTTTGAACCAGTTTCAACGCATTTTGCCCTGTTACCAAAAACTCACCCATATGACTTACGTCAAAAACCCCGACACCGGTTCTAACGGCTACATGCTCTGCGGTAACCCCTTCGTATTGAAGTGGCATACGATACCCGGAAAAAGAAACCATTTTTGCACCAAGTACTTCATGTATATGTGTCAGTGCAGTATTCTTCATTTGACAAGTTTGATGATAACTATTGGCAAATGTATCGAAAATATACCAAAACCAAAGGAAGAGATCATGACGTGTAATTTGAGCTTAATAATGCATACCGTTTAATTTCACTGTTTTCTGTGAATTAAAAATTTCACTATTTTATGGTATTGTTTTTTAAGTTTTATTTTTCTTGTTTTATTATCTAATAAAAAATGAGAAACATAAATATAAGGATAAATATGTCATGCTACATTAGACAAGCATAATGGTCAAAAACGGACTAAACATCCAAAATCAAAAAATGTGGAAATCTGTCAAAAAGAAACAAAAAGTATGACAAGCGAGTTACGAAAACCGAAAAAGCCGAAAAAATATTAACCTGGAAAAGTCTAAAGAAAAGAAAATGATTTTTCCCCTAAAAGTAAGCATTATGAATATGAACTCATTTAAACTTTTTGGATTTAAGCGAAAATTAGAAGTTTTTAGCTCTGTTGAAGGATTTTTTGAGTTGCATAGCAGCGCTACGGAAGGAAAAAAAGATAAAAACAGAGCTAAAAACAGCAATTTTTTAGCAAATCAAAAAAGGTTTTTAGAGGTCAGTAGATAATTTCATAACTTGTATGTCAATAAAAATAGGGATTTTATGGAAATTTTCAAGGGTCAAAACCTTTTAGAGTTCGCTGAACGCTTTAAAACAGATGTAGATTGCAAAGCATATCTAGGTCAAATCAAGTGGAAAGAGGGTTATGTATGTCGTAAATGTGGTAATACCAGTTACCAAGTACGTAAGAACTTTTCAAGAACATGCAATAAATGTGGTGATACAGAAAGCCCAACGGCTAACACCATTTTTCACAGAGTGCGATTTGGTGTACGAAAAGCCTTTTTTATCTGTTTTGAAATGGCAACTACCACCAAGAGTTTATCAGCTACACAAATGGGTGTACGCTATGGTATTACAGAAAAGACAGCACGATTGTTTATGCTTAAAGTAAGAGAAGCTATGGCTTCTAGTGAAAATAACCCTATGGATGGTCATGTACAGGTTGATGAATTTGTGTTGGGTGGTTATGAGCAAAACAAGATAGGTCGTAGTTATGATGCTAAGAAAAAGAAGGCTATTACTGCTGTTGAGTTCACAGACCAGGGCAAAGTAAAGCGTATGTATGCTTTAAACATCAAAGATTTTTCTGCACAATCGTTGCAATATATGTTCATTAAGCATATTGATAGAAAGGCTCAAGTAATCACTCACAAATGGAAAGGCTACAGGCCTATTGCAAAAGCCTATAACATTACCCAGATTGATAGCGACAAAGGATTAAACTTTAAAGCCTTACATACGATGATTCATCAAATAAAATCATGGATTAGGACAACTTATTCTTGGGTAAGTGAGTTTAATCTAAACCGATA
This window of the Flavobacteriaceae bacterium genome carries:
- a CDS encoding MBL fold metallo-hydrolase; this encodes MTVTFLGTGTSQGVPMIASKDPVCLSDDPKDKRLRSSVMISWEDVRYIIDCGPDFRQQMLREHVPSIHGVLFTHEHADHTAGIDDLRPFTYQMGAVPVYAQKRVLENLKTRFAYIFTTKNRYEGAPKLDQYLVTDHSFKLKGVLVTPIKILHGNLPITGYRFGNMAYMTDLKTISNAEKKKLRNLEVLIINALRIEEHPTHLNLSEALSFVREIRPKRAYFTHISHKLGFHARVEKLLPKNVFLAYDCLQVKV
- a CDS encoding IS1595 family transposase — translated: MEIFKGQNLLEFAERFKTDVDCKAYLGQIKWKEGYVCRKCGNTSYQVRKNFSRTCNKCGDTESPTANTIFHRVRFGVRKAFFICFEMATTTKSLSATQMGVRYGITEKTARLFMLKVREAMASSENNPMDGHVQVDEFVLGGYEQNKIGRSYDAKKKKAITAVEFTDQGKVKRMYALNIKDFSAQSLQYMFIKHIDRKAQVITHKWKGYRPIAKAYNITQIDSDKGLNFKALHTMIHQIKSWIRTTYSWVSEFNLNRYFNEFCFRINRSQNKNTIFNNLITKMVMSDKIYQSEIICN
- a CDS encoding IS1595 family transposase; the protein is MNLQEIKRGISKLSPSERQELLKELSTSPKDSVPTVRSQESRRFLLDNKLGCCAHCSHPKYVKFGIDKGSQRYKCKSCKRSFTEYTGTWMAGLQHKDKIDDYLELMLEEKSLDKIKVALSINKKTAFDWPHKILVPLSENDKDDFTGITESDETFFLNSEKGRPVNHRESRKRGGSSKTKGISNDQVAVIVTQDRTSNPDITVATMGRLKKIDIVNAIGSRIKASKAILCRDTHLSYKGFAIDNKIEHHTLKGVIKQRVKNKVYHIQHVNSTHNRVKKWIDNKFWGVSTKYLQQYLNWYRIKEKLKYRNDKLNAFVNKVSEHINAYQKYQNIGLKYQKLISTQF
- the gcvT gene encoding glycine cleavage system aminomethyltransferase GcvT → MKNTALTHIHEVLGAKMVSFSGYRMPLQYEGVTAEHVAVRTGVGVFDVSHMGEFLVTGQNALKLVQKVTSNDASKLEIGDAQYSYFPNDRNGIVDDLICYRVKEYTYLLVVNAANIEKDWDWINLHNEGIGAELKNISDSYSLLAIQGPKAIKTMQSLTSVDLEKIPFYKCKVADFAGIKYAIISATGYTGSGGFEIYVKNEEVEQAWNKVFEAGADFGIKPIGLAARDTLRLEMGYCLYGNDIDDTTSPIEAGLGWITKFTKDFINAENLKVQKEKGTIRKLVAFELSERGIPRHDYPIVDVEGNKIGVVTSGTMSPSLGKGIGLGYVPKGVSKPGNIIFIQIRKKTIPATIVKLPFYKV